gctttgtccgcggcccaataatggtccgcTTACTGTATACCGACAGTTATTTTAAGTGTCGGCCCAATGACTGCAGTCTGACAGTTATTTATagtgttggcccagtgttggccCAATGACTGCAATCTGACTGTTATTTTCAGTGTTGGTCCAGTGTTGGCCCAATGACTGCAATCTGACTGTTATTTTCagtgttggcccagtgttggccCAATGACTGCAATCTGACAGTTATTTTTAGTGTTGGCCCAATGACTGCAATCCAGGGTGGAaaataactaattacatttactcaagtatcacttgagtagcttttatgagtactttgtacTGTTTAAGTAATTATTAAAAATAATGCTTTTATTTGTACTTCAGTACATTTTGACCctagtactttactcaattacacggGAACCTGGACTGAGTACTGACCGCAATCTGACAATTATTTTCAATGACAATTATTTTCAGTGCTAGTCCAGAATCATTAACTACAGCAATGGCAGAGATTTGAACTTAATTAAAATGTATATATAAAAAGATTTATAAAAAGaataacaaaatacacacacacacacacacacacacacacaataacattcaattacattttaaaattaacattcaatttcatttttttttttaacatacacacacagacacatgaccaGCACCATAaaccacacatatgctcacacacacatgaacacacgaccagcaacacaaaccacaaaccacacagacatgcacacgcacacacacacgcacacacacacacacactactgcctcTCGGCCCTTTcaaatctcctcctcctccccccctctcgatCTGACGCCAGCTGCAACCACCGTCTCTATCTCTTTATCCGTCGCAGATGCCGTGAGGGGGTTCTTACGTACTGCAGCTTTAGTAAAaaaggagggatggaaagaaacATGGACAATGAATAAATACATACTCTAATGTCATAATTTCTCCATCTGTCCTCCAATAGTTGAAAATATGATAatcaaaaatatataatataataatcaaAAATGACATTTTTGTATCCCATCAAGAAAAACACTTACAAGTTATCACACGGCGGAGCCTGAACTTGCTGAGGTGCAACTTGCCGTTCGCCCCCCGCCAGGCTCTGGGCAAGGTCGTTAGTCATGGCCCTCTGGAGGATGCGCCACACGCAATCCTTTACGGTGAGTCCCCCCACCAGACCTAAATATGAAATCTAAAGAAGTAGAGAAGTAATTAGTTACAATAATCCCACTATTTAGAGACTAGATGATCGCTTGCATTCTCTTGCTTTATTCAACAATTGTAGTCTCTAATGGCTATAGGCAGAAACACGTCCTTTGTGACCTGGCCATGGTGCATTACACTTTTCAGGAAAGAGAACAAGCAActgtttctattctattctattccatctgAAGGCTTTTATTGACAATATCAATAACAATCCCAGAATTTGAGGGATATAGATTTAAACATTTAAACTTCAATTTATCTATTTTAGAGCTAATAATATTGATGTATTTAGTGTAAAcagaaggacctcagccttctgatgaaatagagcctgctttggctcTTCCTGTAGactgcatctgagtttgtggaccagtccaatttattgtcaaggtgcactcctaagtactttgaagtgctgacagtctccatattctctcccccaatagagacaggcaccaagggccgTGTGGATttcctgaagtcaaccaccatttccttggttttggtgatGTTTAGGTGCAGCTGATTGGTTTGGCACCATCCATCAAAGTCGTCTCAAAACTAGCCTGTCTGTATTTAACCACTGACTGAACCACTGGACTGTCCAACGGTGGATTTatggctttttaaaaaatgaatataTCCAACATCATTGGCCTCTGAATACTGTCAGCCCACcggaaaaatgccctgtatgccaaattaTCAGTTCAGGTCTGCGTAAAATATACAACCTCCAACCTAGTCCTGACACACCCCTACAATCCCCTTCCTGTTACATAACAAAAGAGTACTCTGGATTcctgggggaaaaaatccaaGCAATCAGTTGAGGGACTAAGAGCAGTGTTTCCAGATTGGTCAGTTTCCCGTCCAATTCGGGCAGTTTAGCAAGACGGGTTTAAAAAAggtattgggtgggtttttcctgtagctttatggccatagaaatcaacagatGTTCAAATTGGGCATGATCTGCATCCATGTGGTTGCTGGGCAattttttgggatggaaatcatcagtcatatCTGGCGACCCTGCATGACAGGGGAATAAGGTCAGAAAGAAGgccaaaaataacaaaacaatagAAAAGGAAGCAGCAGTTATATAACCAGGTTGTCTGATTTCTCTGGGTACCACCCCATTGACTATATCTACAGATGCCGGTACATCTGGTCATTACATCCACAAGATCAGGCAGGGTGCTTGCTTGGTCTGCTTCTAATTATTTCTTATTTAGTTGGATGTTGCCAGGTCAGACAGGTCTAACATGGCTGGGCTAAACAGAAATCTGAGAGCTGCTTTCATCACAGTGAATGTCCTACTTATCGTAAGTTGCGCATAGGTGTTCAACACCTGTATATGGTGTATTGATATTGCTTTTCTATGCTACTGCAATGTAAAGTTGCGAAGCAGTTCACACCACATGTGTCGCAGCATGCAGCAGATGTATcgcatgaatctgtgtgtgttcgtgtgagacTCATTGCGTTTATTCTCAAAATGAATAAATTAATTAACAATTTTCTGTGAAAAAGGTATTAGACTAAGAGCACTTTTCGAAAATGCAAATGTCAGATAAGATTAAGCTGAGGCCTGATTTTATTTATGAAAGCTTTATGACAATTGCTCTTGATTAGATCAATATTTAGTTGTCTTCATTGCATTGTGTTGCAGTGAAGGAAAGACAATGAAGCAAAATTATTATCAATATTAGCAATTGTTATccatttgttttttaaacataGTCTGTATTCTGATTACTACCTATTGAAATGATACCTATGCTGTATGGTTTCTCATAATTTTTACTCCGAATGCTGCAACCATGTACAGaaggcatcctgtgtgtgtgggtgtgtgcatgcatgcctgtgtgtgtgtgtgtgtgtgtgtgtgtgtgtgtgtgtgtgtgtgtgtgtgtgtgtgtgtgtgtgtgtgtgtgtgtgtgtgtgtttacaatatCTGTTGTATTGTATGTGCAGAGTATCACTTGTAAGCTATCAGGAAATGGCATCACTGTTATTACCTGTTTTCTTATTCCTTTTCAGATTGTGTTTGTCATGTTAGTGACCTCTGTGCATGTGCTGACCAACAGGGTGAGTACTTCCACTCATATTTTCTACACAAGTTCATACAGATCAAAATAACCCAAGtggtatactactactactactactactaataataataataataataataataataatttattataaCTTATTGTGATTATTTGTTTTGTGATTTATTATTATCccgttaagacacgccgttataaatgtgctcttaccagaatggcaatgaccaagtcatagtgcattactaaaggccctgtgttatgtcatagtagtgtagtacattacgagttaacttttcaatagctacagcgtgccacaggaggttcgtcgtgcattatggggctactattactggtgttattattattgttattattattatcatccctattattatcattattgttatgattattactattattaggcctattaatggctactgttattattattattattagtgttactactattattactattattattattactattataattattatgatTATAATTATTTCAGGAAGACGTAAGGATTGATGGCGAAAAATATGATATCCATAAAACACTCTGGGGTGTAGTTGGAGGAATCCTGATGGTATCTCTGCTTGGCTTATTGGGTGTTCTAAAGGAGAAGAGGTGGGCCCTCATATTGGTAAGGCAACATTGACATGTACTATTGTAATGTAGGCCTTTCATAGTAAGctatatagtgtaggcctatatagcctaggtacaatatgtaggctatattattatgattattatgattattttgtTCATTATTCTATAATTAATAATTGTTCTGTTCTTCCGCACAGTACATTATAGTAAGCGTAATCGGTGTGCTGATATTCCTATTTTTTGGTGTACCAGCGGCTTTAAATGCTGTGGACgcgtcaaaggtgtgtgtgtgttctactactttactttatttcatgCGGTTTACTCAATATTGAGTGGAATCAACTCAAATGTTAATGTTCAAATGTTACACTGACAAAATAGTAAAATTAACCTTTTTGGAGGGGGACCAACTGTTGAACAGAATGTATGAAACAGAGttcattttaactctttaagagcTATATTAGCACTGGTTGTGTTACTGTGTACTGTCTTTATTGTTAGGGTATTTCTTGCAATTTCTCGGGCACATGTCCACATCTGACGTACCAACTGATGTGCTGAAGTGTCTGACCTAACAACTACATTCACAGATTGTAAGCTTGATACACGTGTTGGGCATGCCTACTCCTGGAGTTGTGAGGCTTATGAATGTGTTGGTGGCCACCTACCTTGTGCCTGCTGTATTTGGGGTAAGTGCAGCAAActggagtgttaattcaacactttgagaatcaATTTAACATCTTTTATGTTGCATTTTGTCCCAGAGTACACTCTAAGTGGGTGACTAGTGTCAAAATAAGTTCTGTCTATAAGTTACTGCTCTTCACAGTTTTTTCCCCCCAGAAGAGCACTTATCACAAATCTTCTTAACAAAGAAGCATTGGTCCAGGGCACGCAGTATAGTGCTAAGACTGATCTCACTGTATGGCACCATTGTTCCATACTGACAAGAAAACTGTATCGAGGCAACTTCAGACACACAGTCAATTTTTCTTTCATCCACTAGGTGTCACTGTAGAATGCAGATATTCAgtgccgtatatagagagagtctggccaactatggattcgaacgttcgagccatcccgctattttgattggttctgggctggtcacatgttttatggacgccattttcgttccccacgctcccattaatgagcatgatcagatataaaaaataacgcttcactataatattataacattattattatgacaaactgttgtgcatatggctatagtgcagggccgggtcaggagaaacaaacagcatcatttaactcgtgacataaacggaggatttgggacatgcatggatataaacttccttttatggaatataaaggtcagaattaataaccggaaagcagcagatttctctgtgttgtgagTGAGGTAGGCTAAATGTATCCCCCCCctttcgacttttgttaacaattacttttgaagtTAAGTTTctgtcttgaaattagcttgtcaaatcttaattgccacctgtaactatgttataggcctactgtgaaaactttgcccaccaagttattatttctgtcgcgctaataaggtcctttccccctgcgattcACGTCCAGTTTCATACTATGAATAGGCTATCCGACACaacctacgagcatccagactcatcctacagttctactgtctgcaatcgcgattatgcggctcagagccgtatatagagagagtctggccatcgttatttttaaactactaaatctcgacacaacgtgaaactttggcgcaagtatcaccagggtccctgtacatgaacttgaccattgtcAAGTTGTTTCtggttttgtttggtttggttttaactggTGCAATTTTCCCCAACTTGAATAAAGGAATGTGACATCTGGTGGAGGTTTGAGGTACTGGAATTCACTCAAGGAGTTGACACGACAACAGTTTCCTTTCttgcttttcctcttttttttttctttttattaaagTTCAAGGCACAAGTCCATAAGTTTTCAATGATGGGTGGTTCAAACAATCAAGGAAAGTTTTTGCAGTTGCAGTCTTATTCCCCTAAGGTAAAAAACCTAAGGTGAAAGtagaaaatacaaaaagacacagcAGTTAATTAACAGTTAATACTTGTGAAAAAATGCAATTGCGGATCCTGTGCAAATAAGCAATGTAAATGTACAAACACGCTTGCAATAAATATTCATCAAAAATAAACTCTGCAATATTGAGTTACTACACTAAAACCCCAAATGTAAACAGCCATCTTAAATTAAGACATTGTAAAAAAGAATGGGAGTATGCACATTTAAATTACCTGAAACTTAATTTTACCATAACCTACTGCACTATAAACCATTAAAGCTCATGCCCAGTCTGCAGACGTGAATTTAAAATAACCCACAGCCATCGCGCTGCAACCACAGACAGATTGCACGCTATGGAACAATTCAATGAGACTAGACCATTTGAATTTACACTAACAGTTTCAATTCACAAGCATGAACTACAACAAGATATTCAAGTAGCGCAAACACTGAAAATTCCAATGGCAAACAACTGAGTTGAACGCAATTAGGTGCTATAAATCTGCTCGCTACACATTTCAAGTCAGATCACACAAGCGCTTACCGGCTGCCGCTCCAGTTTTCAGATGTCACCTTTGCACAGTATTAAATCATTCTTAAGAGTAGCACAGCATTTTAAACTTGCGTGCAACTCTGACCAGAGATTCCCTCGACTGAGCTGGGAAGCCTAATTAAACACCTGGGCTTGAGTTTGCTGCTCAACCCGAATCAGCTAAACTACGGACAGCTGATGCTGATCAGCTGACTTGCGCTTCTCACCAATTACCTTCCAATTCACACAGTTCAAACATCACCCTTTTTCCCCCTATTTTTCCCCCGTGCATTTTCTTGTTGTTGAGTGAACTAAAACCCAAAAAGATGTAAACCCCAAGTTTGACTTCACACCTCCCACTCGACCCTAACAGTAGATCTACTGATAGGGTTGCTACTTAAAAGTCAAACACAAACCAGGTCCAATTAGTGACCCTCATTTTCTTCAACAGGTACCAGGATGACCTGCTGCCTGACACCTCTGAAGGGCGCCAGCTTGGATGAGTGCTAGAGGACTTGGCGCCCTCTTGTGCCGCAAGGGAAAAGTTCACCAGCACTGGAAGGGTGCCACTTGATGGAGCCTCCTCCCACTTTGCTCTGTTGAGGGTTCGACTTGGTCCACAGAACCCCTCTGCTGCCCTTCAGACACAGGCACTGATTGTTGAGTTTTGGACGGCTTTGTAGTTGTGGCTTTGAATTGTAGTCATTCTTGACTGATGTCCAGCTGGTCTTTGGACTTTTGTCTGGTGCTTGCTTTGCTTTCCGAGGTGGTGTGGGCT
The Engraulis encrasicolus isolate BLACKSEA-1 chromosome 12, IST_EnEncr_1.0, whole genome shotgun sequence DNA segment above includes these coding regions:
- the LOC134459988 gene encoding uncharacterized protein LOC134459988 isoform X1 encodes the protein MAGLNRNLRAAFITVNVLLIIVFVMLVTSVHVLTNREDVRIDGEKYDIHKTLWGVVGGILMVSLLGLLGVLKEKRWALILYIIVSVIGVLIFLFFGVPAALNAVDASKIVSLIHVLGMPTPGVVRLMNVLVATYLVPAVFGFIEVVLASVLSCQLRKLQATRQQGQELRSIDQTNAHHPSASPQYYPVSQTNSTSPSIYPQLNPSSQDMTAPVYYPPSQAVPS
- the LOC134459988 gene encoding uncharacterized protein LOC134459988 isoform X2; translated protein: MAGLNRNLRAAFITVNVLLIIVFVMLVTSVHVLTNREDVRIDGEKYDIHKTLWGVVGGILMVSLLGLLGVLKEKRWALILIVSLIHVLGMPTPGVVRLMNVLVATYLVPAVFGFIEVVLASVLSCQLRKLQATRQQGQELRSIDQTNAHHPSASPQYYPVSQTNSTSPSIYPQLNPSSQDMTAPVYYPPSQAVPS